The sequence ATATCATCCGCCCTTCTAtataataaatgaaataaattcACGGATCTAAAGACCAAAGATTACAATTTACAATCATAGAAAACAACTATAGATGTATGTAACCTTTAtattactaaaaaaaatcattgtttaGAATCATCACACACCTCTTTTTTTTATCACACTACTTAAGTACTACTTccgtttttaatataagttattttataGCTATgcacataaattaagaaaatcattaattttttatatttttaaacaaaaacatcattaattatttacctaaccacaatttaactaataaaaaaatagaagatatattatcattggtcatacaacattaattattaataaatttaacatagaaaaccgaaaacgacatattatttggaacaaatttttttttctaaaacgacttatattaagaAACGGAGTGAGTATTAAAatagtaaaagaaaataaaggaacaaagaaacaaaagcaTTTGCAAAAAAACACATTTAGACAGCTAAGAGTTTATTGCAAAAGCCAAAGCTTTCTTTTGATTGCCCCCAAAACATAAATCTTTCTGTCTTCACGTTCCATTGTAATAAACATTTCGACCACAAACTGACAAGATCGTATACTAAACACGTATGTAAACCGTATATTATAcggtcttcttcttcatctcttacAAAACACAGACAGCGAAAAActctttcttcctctctctcactctctctctctcaatgttCCATCTCACCATCCTCTGCTCTTTACTTTCTCTATTCCTCCTCCCGCCGGCGAATCTCGCCGCCGTGAGTGATGACGAGTTCCTAAAGCTCCCGTTACTACGTAAATCTCCGTTACCTTCTCCGACGCAAGCTCTCGCTTTAGACACTCGCCGTCTCCATTTTCTCTCGCTCCGCCGTAAACCCATCCCCTTCGTCAAATCCCCGGTAGTCTCCGGCGCTTCTTCCGGGTCGGGTCAGTACTTCGTGGATCTCCGAATCGGCCAACCGCCTCAGTCGCTACACCTAATCGCCGATACAGGAAGCGATCTCGTTTGGGTGAAATGCTCCGCTTGCCGGAACTGCTCTCTCCATTCTCCCGCCACCGTCTTCTTCCCTCGCCACTCCTCCACATTCTCTCCCACTCATTGCTACGACCCGCTTTGTCGACTCGTGCCCGAACCGGTTCGGGCGCCGAAATGTAACCATACCCGGATCCATTCCACGTGTCATTACGAGTACGCTTACGCGGACGGTTCATTAACGTCCGGTCTATTCGCCACCGAAACGACGACGTTGAAGACGAGCTCCGGTAGAGAGGCGTATCTAAAAAGCGTTGCTTTCGGATGCGGGTTTCGGATCTCGGGTCAAAGCGTGTCAGGTGCGAGTTTTAACGGAGCCCATGGAGTAATGGGCTTGGGCCGTGGGCCCATTTCTTTCGCCTCTCAGTTGGGCCGTCGCTTCGGTAACAAGTTTTCGTATTGTTTAATGGATTACACTCTCTCCCCGCCCCCGACGAGCTACCTCATTATCGGCGACGGCGACGGCGGAGTTCGATCGAAGCTTCTATTCACTCCGTTGCTCACGAATCCATTCTCTCCGACGTTTTACTACATCCGATTGAAATCAGTTTCCGTCAACGGCGTGAAGTTACGAATCCATCCTTCCGTTTGGGAGATCGACGGTTCAGGTAACGGCGGAACCGTCGTGGATTCCGGCACCACCCTCGCGTTCTTAGCTGATCCGGCGTATCGACTGGTGATCGCCACTGTGAAACGACGGATCCGGCTCCCGATTGCGGCGGAGATGACACCGGGATTCGATCTGTGCGTTAACGTCTCCGGCGTTTCGAAACCGGAGAAGTTCATGCCGAGGTTGAAATTCGAGTTCGCCGGAGGTGCGGTGTTCGTTCCGCCGCCGAGGAATTACTTCATCGAGACGGAGGAGAATGTTCAGTGTCTGGCGATACAATCGGTGAACCCGAAGGTTGGATTCTCGGTGATGGGGAATTTGATGCAGCAAGGGTTCGTGTTTGAGTTCGATAGGGATAGATCACGGCTTGGTTTTTCTCGTCGTGGTTGCGCTTTGCCGTGATGATTTCGTTTCGaggattttttgttttttaaatcgttttcacttcttttttttatcctcTTGAAAGTACGAGACTGGGAGACGGTTCACTCTTACCGAATATAGgaataaaaataatgttttttggAGTTTGTATTATTTCGGATTGGGAAATACAATATTAAATGTATCACCGCCAAATAAAAGTTTTGAGCATAATAATAGGTAAGTACgcttcaaaaatcaaaataaatgtttttagtTAGTAATATTGAAGTATTGCTTTTgcaattgtaaaaaaaaatatttaaggaaATTATAGACACTAGTTTGGGATATGAACTAAATTTTTACATGAAAATACAACATacgaaattatttaataaagacAAGCAGAGAAATTACCTAATAATATTGTCCAGTTAATAAGCTGAACTAATACggtattgtatttaaaaaaatcaaaatgatattGAATATAAAGCGATTTTTTAACATACACAACTCTAAAAACCCGCTTGCTACAACTGATAGACATAATAGTGTTGTTTCCGATtatttggagaaaaaaaaatcaagttatTTGGAAAAGTGTAATTAGTATATTTGAAAATGCCAAAAGGTAAttataatgttttctttttcaagtTCTATTATTTGTTAGCTAATCATccttttttgttcttttacttTGATGTGCTCATTGTTTTTAACCTAGTAAAAAGCATCTCTAATCTcattctatttttcactttaaaatagagtttaaagtaaaaaatgctccaatCGTATTTTATTTctcattctataatagagtgaaaaataagtttattctaaatatagactaatttattttttttgttcattactttatttttaatactaaaataaagTATCATTGGAACaaattcaaactctattatagaattactctattttagaataaaaaatagagtaaatcaTTGGGAATGATCTAACAACGAGCTGTAGTGTAGTAGTAAATCCTGATTTTGTTACAAGCCacatataaatcatatatagtCCAACTAATatcttattttaagatttttttctataaaaaaataatcaggATTAAAGTCTCTATCTATTTGCTTTGTTATTAGATATTTAATACAATAATACATACATAAAGataattaaagagtaaaatggttaagaaaagaaaaaaaaaacaaatggataataatatatttattatgacTAAAAATTCGGTTATCTCAATAGGATTGATTGGAAATATTTTTCGACATTGAATGGTGAAAAATTAGAGagaataatattttgtaaactACTCTACTGTTCATTGTACAAGTTTTTGCATCCAAAGAAAGTTATTGGAAGGTTACGTATACACAAATCGATCAACGCCCAAAATATCAAACTAGCCCATATTGACTCATTGGCCCAAACTTCCTCTGGCCctttttatatattacaaatCAAACAATGAGTCCAACAAAACCTTATAAACAAGTGAATTttgaaaagaacaaaacaaaatcgttccaatatatatatatattttcaactaGAAACGTTTATCTCAGATAAATCGAAAAAATTCGATCCCACCCAATCATAAATTTCTTATCTAAAAATGGAATTGAGCGTTAACTTTTAACACTCATATCCGAAATTTTTGAAATAGAGCTTTTGAAATAGATTCCAAACATGATCGACATTCAACATCCCGGCCAGAATACAAGCGTCTCGCGAAATGCGAATAATATAGAATTGTGGCTTCATCATGAATACAAGTTAGTCAAAAGCTCTGAATATGTTACATATTAAATTTATCTCTTGTGATCTGAATATGTTacatattaaattatatcttgTGATCTAACTTGTCTACAAGTTTTTATTCGCAAAACATTAATAAGACATATTAAGTGCAAATTTAAACATATgtaatgaattatatatatatgagaagtATTTAAAGATGTAATGAATGGAGTAAGCATGGCGTCATGATGATCAAAGCCCTAAAAGAGCACCCACCCCCGGGTTAATGTTCACAAATCGTAACCAaacttttttctatttaaaatgtatattcACTTTAGAAAACCTTAAATATTAAGAAAGTGAAAACACACTCATATATGTGTATACAATAAGATATGTAAAAGGGTGGCATAAGAAGGCTACAAATGGCCACAAACGTGAAAAAGTGAGAAGCGAAGGGACCAGAAACAACCCATGCGTGTGACCACAAACTGATGTTTACTTATTCAGTTATTATTCCTTATGCTTTTCTGTGATACATATATCTATAATTAATACTACCTATGTTATACATAAACACACATGTTGGCGCAGCGTACGAACAGGTGAACGGTCGATCTAAGAATTTAGGGTTCTTCGAGACCTGTTCTTGGATCAATCAAAGGTTTCTTTCGATAGCTCTTTGAGACCAACTTCCTGTTTTGATGAATTTAATCAAATCTAAACAAGGGATAAAAGCAAAGCTCTTCTTATTAAAATCAAACGTATCTAAAACAAAGAGATCAAAGGT comes from Brassica rapa cultivar Chiifu-401-42 chromosome A02, CAAS_Brap_v3.01, whole genome shotgun sequence and encodes:
- the LOC103853889 gene encoding aspartyl protease family protein 2-like is translated as MFHLTILCSLLSLFLLPPANLAAVSDDEFLKLPLLRKSPLPSPTQALALDTRRLHFLSLRRKPIPFVKSPVVSGASSGSGQYFVDLRIGQPPQSLHLIADTGSDLVWVKCSACRNCSLHSPATVFFPRHSSTFSPTHCYDPLCRLVPEPVRAPKCNHTRIHSTCHYEYAYADGSLTSGLFATETTTLKTSSGREAYLKSVAFGCGFRISGQSVSGASFNGAHGVMGLGRGPISFASQLGRRFGNKFSYCLMDYTLSPPPTSYLIIGDGDGGVRSKLLFTPLLTNPFSPTFYYIRLKSVSVNGVKLRIHPSVWEIDGSGNGGTVVDSGTTLAFLADPAYRLVIATVKRRIRLPIAAEMTPGFDLCVNVSGVSKPEKFMPRLKFEFAGGAVFVPPPRNYFIETEENVQCLAIQSVNPKVGFSVMGNLMQQGFVFEFDRDRSRLGFSRRGCALP